The Kaistia defluvii genome has a segment encoding these proteins:
- a CDS encoding LysR family transcriptional regulator, translated as MFDINSLQMFEKVASLKSFTAAARALGMPKSNVSRAIARLEAQLGTRLFQRTTRDVVLTPTGQALLERSTDIIANLRDALDYVRSLAGQPRGLLKISAGVGFGVNVLAEQLPGFLLLYPDIEISLDLDSRPADLVAQAVDVAVRMGPLPDSGMVVVKLGEIRRYLCAAPSYLERRGRPSSIDHLAGHETIDMPGPDGRARPWTFSRGKETVRVEVKPRLSVNEALTIHRLVANGAGLGLLSGYICAPQILAGQLVDILPDWSPPAVEVNLVFPSRRELSPVVRAFVDYMKEASRPGSLWMKDTLTL; from the coding sequence ATGTTCGACATCAACTCCTTGCAGATGTTCGAGAAGGTCGCGTCGCTGAAGAGCTTTACGGCGGCGGCGCGCGCGCTTGGCATGCCGAAATCCAACGTCAGCCGCGCGATCGCCCGGCTGGAGGCGCAACTCGGAACCCGATTGTTCCAGCGGACCACGCGCGACGTCGTACTGACACCGACAGGGCAGGCGCTGCTCGAACGCAGCACCGATATCATCGCAAATCTCAGGGATGCGTTGGACTATGTCCGCAGCCTCGCGGGGCAGCCGCGCGGTCTGCTGAAGATCAGCGCGGGCGTTGGGTTCGGCGTCAATGTGCTCGCCGAGCAATTGCCTGGATTCCTTCTGCTCTATCCCGATATCGAAATCTCGCTGGATCTCGACAGCCGCCCCGCCGACCTCGTAGCGCAGGCGGTCGATGTCGCGGTCCGCATGGGGCCGCTGCCGGATTCGGGGATGGTCGTGGTGAAGCTCGGCGAGATACGCCGCTATCTTTGCGCCGCCCCCTCCTATCTTGAGCGCCGAGGGAGACCGTCATCGATCGACCATCTTGCGGGACATGAGACGATCGATATGCCGGGCCCGGATGGCAGGGCGAGGCCCTGGACCTTTTCCCGGGGAAAGGAGACCGTGCGCGTCGAAGTCAAGCCGCGCCTCTCGGTCAATGAAGCGCTCACCATTCACCGCTTGGTTGCCAACGGTGCCGGATTGGGACTCTTGAGCGGCTATATCTGCGCGCCGCAGATCCTAGCGGGTCAGCTTGTCGATATATTGCCGGACTGGTCCCCGCCGGCTGTCGAGGTCAACCTAGTGTTCCCAAGCCGCCGCGAACTGTCGCCTGTCGTGCGCGCCTTCGTCGACTATATGAAGGAAGCGAGCCGTCCTGGAAGCCTATGGATGAAAGATACGCTGACCTTGTAG